A stretch of the Halorussus salinus genome encodes the following:
- a CDS encoding halocarboxylic acid dehydrogenase DehI family protein, which translates to MFRTVMANNPEFTRCLWGQVESAFETRTFGRQSVALLGERGSGVNPRLYHRRGRGRTGRVTLSRAEPLQKPVVCERYQTAGQRRTASANNRCRCTDHRRGAD; encoded by the coding sequence ATTTTCCGGACGGTAATGGCCAACAACCCCGAGTTCACTCGGTGCCTCTGGGGACAGGTCGAGTCCGCGTTCGAGACGCGGACCTTCGGTCGGCAATCGGTCGCTCTCCTCGGAGAACGCGGTTCCGGCGTCAATCCACGTCTTTACCACCGCCGAGGACGGGGACGAACTGGTCGCGTGACTCTGAGTCGAGCCGAACCCCTACAAAAACCGGTCGTTTGCGAGCGATACCAGACTGCTGGCCAGCGGCGGACTGCTAGCGCTAACAACCGTTGTCGATGTACGGATCACAGACGTGGAGCGGATTGA